The genomic DNA GGGTTCGTTGTTACACCATCAACCAGACCCAAACGTTCAATACGTTTGATTTCTTCAATGTTACCAGTATCCAAGAAAAATTTCATTTGATTTCCTCCTCAGGTTTTTTTAATTCATAATACATATCACACACATGTACATCAGCTAAATAAAAGGTAGCATATTGCACACGTTAAACTTATAATTAGTATGTATTACATACTTGATTGTGACACATTTTAAAATTGAAAACAAGCTGTCTTTGATTAAAATTTGATGAATTGTCGGAAAATGCGGAAATTTACCGATCTATGCTCATCTATAATGTATACTACCCCATTTCATAAGGAGGTAATCATTATTCAACTGTCTGAAAGACAGCGTGAAATTGTTGATATTGTCCAGCGTCTGGCGCCTGTTACGGGGGATAAAATTGCTGAGGAGTTGGGGCTGACGCGACCAACCCTTCGTTCCGATCTTGCGCTGCTCGTCATGCTCGGTCTGGTAGACGCCAAGCCGAAGGTAGGATATCTGCCAGGCCGTTACCCTAAATACGACAGTCATGTCGGCACGATGCTCAAAAAGCTGACCGTGGCTGATGTGCTCAGTGATCCGATTTTAATTTCCGGTGACGCTACAGCCTACGATGCAGTACTGATGCTGTTTCAGCAAAATACCGGTACGCTGATGGTCACGGGAGAGGATCAGGAGCTAATCGGAATTGTTACTCGCAAGGATCTGCTGAAGGTGACGCTGGGACATACCGATCTTCACGCCGTTCCGGTAACGATAGCAATGACGCGACGTGCACAAATGACGACACTCACTCCGGGGGATTCTCTGCTGGAGGCGATATCCAGACTCGTTCGTCATCAGGTCAATTGCCTTCCGGTCATGGACGAGCAACGTGTGGAGACCTCCTTCATTCAAGCCAATGGATTGGTGGGTCGGGTTACCAAAACGGACATCCTGAACGCTATTTTGAGCTTGACGGAAGAGAAGACGTAAAAGAAGAAAAGGGGGCCTTATATGTACTGGTTGGCCATGCTGACCATGCTGATTGATCATATCGGACTTGTATTTTTTCCGACTGATCCGGTCTGGAGAATTGCCGGCAGGCTTGCTTTTCCAATCTATGCATATGCGCTGTATATGGGATATGCCCGCACTCGGAATATGCGAAGCTATATGCTTCGCTTGCTCGGAATTGCCCTGATTTCTCAGGTGCCCTATATGCTGGCCTTTGATGTGTATAGGCCAAACGTGGTCTGGACGCTGTTGATCTCGTTGCTGGCGCTGGGTGCTGCGTCGCGATTGAAGAATTGGGCGGCTATAACAGGCTTATATGTGCTCACAGCTCTGGTCATGGAGTTTAGCCTGATGGATTACGGAGCTTATGGACTGCTGCTCGTCCTCATTTACCGTTATACCCGCTCCTATAGGATGGTTGCGGCACATTTTGCACTGAATGTCGTGTATGATATGGTGCATCACGCGAATCTCCAGCATTTTAGCCTGCTGTCCACTATTCTTATCGCATGCTTCGCATCCGGGGAGAGCGGATTTTATAGCCGGGTACCGCGCTGGTTGTGGCGCAGCTTTTATCCGGTGCATCTGGCTGTTATTGCTGTCATTCGTCTCTGGCTCTAATCATAAGCTCATCATCTTCAAAATCAGCAAAAGAACCTTCAAAACCACGGCATAGATGGTTTCAAAGGTTCTTTTTTATTCCAAAGTTTAGGACGCTTTGTTTGGACCTTGGGCAAATGGCAACGGTCGTTCCGGAGCGCCTTCCTTCATGTATTGCACCAATACTTCCGGAATATTGTGTATCCCACCTGCATTAACGCGATAGCCATTCGTTTGTCCAGGTGAGTTAATGCCACGCTTCACCGTGAAGGTAACGTCAATGCCCAAGGCGCGGCAAATTTCCAGCGTTTCCTTGGTATATCCTCCATACGGAAAGGCAAGGACGTTACGATCATTGTGAAGATGCTTGAACAGCTTCTTGTCGGCGGTGTCCAAATCGTTGTAAACCCGTTGCTTGAATTCATCCTCGGTTTCCATACGCCCCAGCTTTTTCGAATATACCGGGCCCATGAGAAGCGGTTTTTCCTTGGTGCGTGCTACATTTGTGTACCCATACGCGTGCTGATCATTGGTGTGATTGTAGAAATCAACACCTTCGGCATGCATGTGCTGGATTTGCTCCCACGTCAGCTTCTTAATACCGATGTGCTTGGGATTACTGATCGTGGATGTGATGAGAAAATTGGTTGCAGGTACACGGTACTTTTTCAACACGGGAAAGGTGTCTGTATAAAAAGATTCATAGCCGTCGTCGAAGGTCATAAGTACAGCATTATCGGGCACCTTGGCTTTATGCAGAATAAAGTCCGTATACTCTTTCATGGTAATCCAGTGGAAGCCGTTGGCTTTCATTTCATCCAGTTGCTTCGTAAAATTGCTGAGCTTGAGAGCGCCGGGATCGGGTGGAGTTTTGGTTACTTCATGATACATCAGGACAATAACCTTGTCCTGGTAATATACTTTATCCGGCGTTGGTGTCAGAGAGAACAGGTGTCGTACCAGTCGATCTGCATTTGCTGTGCGTGTACGGTGAGTCCCTTTAACAAGGGGGGGATGGTAGATGGTGCGTGCTTCGTACACCAAAATCCCTAAAATAGCTAGCATGCTCATAATAAGCATTGTTCTTTTAAATATGACGTGTTTCATATGAATGACATCCCCCGCATGCAGAAATTCTAAAAGTATAGATATGTAAACCCGATATCAACTAGCAAAACCTAGTTTATCATACCCAATACACGCGGGGAAAATATCACAACTTTGTTACCTCTGTGTTGTTTTTGTGGATACCGATGACGCGATAGGGAAATAACCGATTTCGACCGCATGCTGGATCATATTTCGAATAAACTCCAGATCGGTTGTCGGGCACTTAACGCCAGCCTGATCCAGTAGCGCGGCGGTCACAGGGCAGCCATATCGGTAAGCGGAATCCTTGGCCCCGTCACCTTCCAACTGTCCCATAGCAAGGTGCAGCGCATCCTCCTGAATACCGGAAGAGGGGTTCAGCAGCCAAGCGCTATAATCGTCAAAAGGCATCGTGTCTACTGCATATCCAAGTTGGTTGACCATAGCGATCAGCTCATCATATGGCAGTGGGTTCGGATTGCAGATATGGAAAATGCGGTTCGCGCTTTTTTGATGCACAGACAGCTCTACAATGGCGCGGCTCGCATAGTCAATCGGTGTAAAGTCCGTATGCCAATCAGCCTGTGGTGCTTTGCCCAGCAGCAGCATGGCCTTTATCATTCGATAGTAGGCGTTGCTGTCGATATTGCGCTGGAAGCGTCCGTTGGCCGAATGGGCCGTCAGATTGCCTGCACGGTAGATAGAGACAGGCGTGCCTGACTGAGCCGCTTGGAACAACAGCTTTTCCGCTGCGAGCTTACTGTTCGTGTACAGGTTGTCCACCTGTAGCTCGTCCGGGAAGGAGGACAGTTCCAATACGGATTCCCATTGTCCTTCATTCGCCAGATCCTCCGGTATGCCCATAGTTGAGACATGATGGAAGGATACACCTGGCTTGGCCTGAGCAATTTTCAGCAGTTCCAGTGTTCCGGTTACATTCGTACGGTCAAAGGCAGCCGAATCACCAAAATGGCGAACGTCAGCGGCGCTGTGAATAATGCCGTCAATTTGATGCTCCAGCATATGGCGGTCAACGGTAGAGAGACCAAGGTCTGCCTGCTCCAGATCACCGTACACGGCTTTGACCCGTCCTTCGATCAGGGCCGAGACATTTTGTCCAAAATATCCGGTCAGTACGGCCTGAATACGCTCGATGCCGGATGGCCCGTTCTGTGATGGACGTACCATCGCGTACACTTTGGCTTCTGTCCGTTGAAGCAGGTCATACAGAATGTGCGAACCGAGATAACCTGTAGCCCCGGTCAGTAAAACAACATTCATGTCGCGCAATTCGGCTACACCCGCAGTGCCTAACAGCTCGATAGGATGCTCATTCAGGTCTGTTTTTTCTTGTTGAACCGCTAGTGCTTTACGTTGCGGCGCTTGTTCCGTGCCCAGTTGCTCCACGTATTCAGCAAGCTCGCGAACGGTTTTGTAGCGGAAAAAGTCTCCAATGCGCAACGCGCCATAACGCGGCTTCAAAATAGCCAGCACATGAATGACACGAAGGGAGTCGCCACCGATCAGGAAGAAGTCATCCGTTGCGCCGATGTTGGCTTTGCCAAGCACCTGTGTCCATGCTTCGGCAATAAGCGTTTCAGTCCCTTCGCGGAGAGGTTCGCTGCCATAGGAGCTGTGGGAAGCCTCGGGCAGCGGCAGCAGGGCCAGCTTCTTGCGATCAATCTTGCCCGTCGGTGAAATCGGCATAGCTTCGAGATGAACGACATGGCTCGGAACAAAATAGGAAGGCAGCTTACCCGCAATATAAGATTGAATCACGTCTTGCGGAATAGACTGTCCGTCCGAAGTAGTGTAATAGCCGACCAGCATATTTTGATCCGTGTGATCTTTGACGGCTACGACAGACACGTCCTGAACACCAGGATGCTTGGAGAAATGATCTTCAATCTCTCCGATTTCGATCCGATTGCCCCGAATTTTGAGCTGTGAATCCTTCCGGCTTACATATTCAATCGTACCGTCTGGCAGCAGCTTGGCGATATCGCCTGAGCGGTACATTTTTTCACCCGGAACAAACGGGTTGTCCACAAACGATTGTGCTGTTCGCTCCGGCTGATGGAGGTAGCCATGAGCCAGTGCCGGTGTAGCAATGCATACTTCACCGGGAATGTTAATTGGGCATAGCTTGTTGTCATCGTTGACGATATAGACCTTGTAGTTGTAAATCGGCTTGCCGATTGGGATGTTGACGACGTGCTCAGGCACAGCACCACGAACCCGGTGTGTCGTGGTCGCTACGGTGCACTCGGTCGGTCCATATACGTTTACGATGTCTGTATTTGTGCCGAATTTGCTTTGGAACGCCCGAACTTGTGAGCCGTACAGCGCCTCGCCTGCCACGGTGACAATTCGTACCTTAGTCAATTTGCGGTAGCCCTCGTCCGACAAATACGTGGATAGCTGATTAAAGAACACGGTTGGCAAAATGGTAATGATCGTCGTGCCTGTGCGTGCGATGGCTTCTGCGAATTCTTCAACAGACACGCGTTCTTCGGAGGACAACAGGTACAGCTTGGCTCCGTAGAACAAGGCTCCAATCGTATCCCAAACAGATGCATCAAAGCTATAGGTGGCGAATTGCGTCAATACATCCTGAGGTGTAATATCGCAATCGCGCTGTACGACAGCACCCAGGTTGACGACGCCACGGTGAGCGATCAGGGCACCTTTGGGCTTGCCTGTCGAGCCGGATGTATAGATCACATAAGCTAGATCATCCGGACCTACGTTAACGTTTGGATTGCTTGCGGCATAACCTGCCAGTGGTCCGTTAATAGCTAAAATTTCTTTTACTGTATCAATGGAACCGCACAGTTCAGTCGCTTGCTCGATCAATGCTGAAGTCGTCAGGACGAAGGGAGAACGCGTATCCTCGACAATGTAGCTACTCCGGTCAGCGGGGTGGGCTGGATCGACTGGTACATATACCCCCCCGGCTTTCAGAATGCCGAGCAGGGAAATGACAGTTTCCAGGCTTCGTTCCATGAAAATAGTCACGAACTCGCCCTTGGCAAGACCTTTGGACAACAGCACACGTGCGACTTGATTGGCACGTTCATTAAGCTCACGGTACGTATATTCCCCGGCGTGGGAAGAGATGGCCGGACGATCAGGATATTGCGAAGCGGCTTCCTCGAACATTCCATGAATGGTCTGATGCTCAGGATACTTCACAACTGTATTATTTAAGGCTTCATGAGCTGCCTGATCTGCTTCGGATAAGATGTCAATCGAATTGACAAGGGCATGGCTGTTGGTGAGTGCGCCGCGCAGTAGCAATTCGAAGTATTCTGCATACCGGACAACCGTTGATTTCAGAAGAAGCGAATCATCATACCGAATATGGATATGGTAAGTGCCGTTGCTCTCGATGACAGCCCAGTCCATGATACAAGGCTCTGCGCCTTCATCTGCCAGCAGATTTGCCGAGAACGAGGTATCAGCTTGCGGGTCTGCCAGATAAGCATGTGGTTTATGGAGCATGTCCTGAAACAGGCCTGCCAGTTCATGGAAAGTAGTATTCTTTTCCATCGTCAGCGAAGCCGTGAGTAAACCGGATTGAGGCACCAAAGTAGAGAAGGAGACTTCTTCCTCTGCGGACAGACGGTACAGCCATGCTGCATACACAGACAGAAGCAAAGCATGTTGTTCTTCCGCCGACGTTTGCTGATGCAGCAGCTTTGAGAGGGATGGTTCTAACTCTGCCTGATAAGCAGAGTATGTATACTTGCGTTGCAGACGTGCAAAATCCAAAGGAACCAGGAATGGGGATGGCGCTGTTTGTGTACTGTTTTGTAGCAATGAAGTCATTACGCTAACCTCCTGAACGTATGATGTCGTAATATGATGCTAAAGTCAGTAAATGCCTCCGATCCCTTCAAAAGCATGAATAGGAGGGAGGCACTACCAAACGACTTACTTATGAAAATTATGATTTGGTGCGGCTAGGGTCCGCAATTTTAAAAAATGAAGTAATTTCCTGAAGCTCTTCAGACATGGTTGACAGCTTATGAGACGATTCAATGATGGAGTCCAGAGAAGCTTTTTGTTCATCAACTGTTTGTGCAATATGAATGCTGTTGTTAGCTGTTTTGCTTACAGTGGAAGAAAGATCATCTGCTGTCGCTGTCATTTCCTGCGTACCGGCGGATATTTCCTCGGTAGCACTGGATACTTCCTGAATCTGCCATGCTACTGTCTTGGTTGCTTGAAGTATGTTATTGAACAGCTCGCCCGCTTGTCCAGCTACGATGATTCCGTTCTGTGCCTCAACATTACCTTGTTCCATCGACTTCACAGCCTGTCCGATTTCGCTTTGGATCTCTTCAATCAGCGGTGTGATTTGTTTTGTTGCATCCGCTGTTTGTTCTGCCAGCTTGCGTACTTCACTGGCAACCACGGCAAAGCCTTTACCTTCCTCACCGACACGCGCTGCTTCAATAGAAGCATTCAGAGCGAGCAGGTTCGTCTGACTGGAAATGCCTGAAATCGTACCAATGATATTACCAATTTCCTGTGAACGGTCGTTCAGCAACTTGATAATGCGGGATGTATTCGTAACTGTGTCTGTAATCAAATGCATTTGTGAAGAAACCTTGCCTACGATTTCGTTGCCTTCATTAGAACGCTTTTCTACCGAATTGGCTTCCTCTGCAACGGTGGCGGAACTGGCGGCAATATTTTGGATGACCGAGGCCATTTCAGCCATGGCACGTGCGCTATCGCCCGTTGCTTTTTCCTGTGCACGGATATTATCCGTAATTTCATTAATGTTCTGATTAATGATGTTGGAATTGATTCCGTTTTGCTCGCAGATCGCGAGCAATTCCTTCGCCGATTCATTCACTTCATCAGTTGTCAGCTTCACTTTGGTCATAATGCTGTTAATATGGCTAACCATATCATTGAAGTTGCTATTCACAACACCCAGATCGTCTTGCCCAGCTTGAATCTGAACATCCAGATTTCCACGGCTTACTTCACTGATACCATACATCAGTTGTTTAATAGGGGACAGCGTACGCCTTACGACCCAATATTGGAGCGCCAAGCAGATGAGCAGGAAAGCAGCCAGAATTGTAGTACCGCTAATCAGCAGCTTAGTCAAACCCGCAGGTACAGCGCCTGCATCTGCATCGACAGCAAAATATGCAAAGATTTTGCCATTTGAATCTTTAAGTGGATACGTCAAGGTTGTCCACGTACCGAAGCTGTCATCATAGAAGCTGGTAAACGTCGGTTTTCCAGTATCCAGCATGTGGCTTACGCCTTCGACAACTACAGATGGTTGCTTATACATACCGCCGACACCCAATTTATCTTTTTCGAATGCTTCTCTAAGAGCGGTTGGCATCGCTACAACAGATGTCTTGTCACCGTCTTCCAGCTCGGTTCCGAAGATATAAGCTTGAGAGATATTCGGGTTCGTTGCTGTGATGTTATCCAGATAAGCGCGGAGTTTGGTCTGAACGGGACCATCATAACTTTTTTCCTGAATGGCTTGGGTTACTTCATTTACATTAATTCCCTCAGCCCACTTTAATGTGATTTTTTCCACTTGTCCATGCAGCTGGTCTATCAAAATCGTACGTTGGATCAAATAGCTGGACACGATGAGGACTAGCCCGATCAATACGATGTTGAAGAAGGATAATAATAAGTTCTTGGTGAAGAAAGATAAGCTACTCCACTTTTTCAAAATGTTCCACTCCCTGGTTGTAATTTTTGTACATGGTGTTGAACCGCTTATCGAATGAGATAATTAAGTCCCCCTTACAAACATAGTAATTAAGGAAATTGACCTCTTGAAATTTTTATAATAGGTCTTTAGTCCTTTTTAATTAAGTATGTATCCCTATATATATGTCGTACGATAAGCCCTTGAAATGAATACCTTGCCCAATAAAAATTTAATTTTTACCGGGTAATTCCTGTGTGTATCTCAGTATATTCCATTTTATACTTCAACTTGAAATTCAAACTCATTTCAGGCTTCAAGCAGGTATCCAACAGAAACCATCATACTTTATAATAGAGTCAAATGCACTTGTCAATTTGGAACGTTTTTCATATTTGGCGTTACAGATGCTTGATTTGCCGCGGTTTTTGCGGATTCCTTGCATAATGAGCCAATGTAGCTACACGACATAGGAGAGGGATGAAGAGAATGTCCAAGCTTACAATAGTAAAGGTTAAAAGCGATCATGCAGATCTGCATGAATTGATTCAAAGGCTGGATAAGGATTTGCTAGAAAGGTATCCTGCTGATGAAATTTACTTGGTTGATTTTTCCAATCCAAAAGTTAAAGAAATGATTTTCGCTGTTGTGTATTTGGATGCAGAACCGGTCGCTTGCGGTGGACTTAGGCCTATAGATGCGGAAGAGATGGAGCTTAAACGATTTTATGTCGATTCTTCTTATCGCAGGCAAGGTATTGCCGTCAGTCTGTTAGCTTTTCTGGAAGGTGAGGCCCGGAAACGAGGCACTGTAAGAATCAAGCTGGAGACAGGGGCTGCTCAACCTGAAGCCATTGCGCTTTATACGAAGCAGGGATATGAGCCTATTGAACGATTTGGTGAATATGAAGAGGATGAAAATAGTCTTTGTTACGGTAAAAACCTGACAGTGTCTTTATAAAACGTTTTCATATAAAATGAATGAGGATCTATACTAGCCTATAAAGCGGGAGAGATGACAATGAATTTGAAGCAAAAAGCAGCTGAAAAAGCAGTTGAAGCCATTCAGGACGGCATGAAAGTAGGACTCGGCACAGGCTCGACAGCTTATTGGGCCATTCAAAAAATAGGTGAGCGTGTGGCGCAAGGCTTACATATACAGGCTGTAGCTACTTCCCAAGCCTCGGAGGATCAGGCCAGAGAACTGGGAATTCCCATCGTTCCATTTGATCAGATTGGACGACTCGACGTAACCATTGACGGAGCGGACGAGGTGAATGAGCAGCTTGTTCTGGTGAAGGGCGGAGGCGGAGCTTTACTGAGAGAGAAGATCGTGGAAAGCAACAGCAACCGGCTAATCATTATTGTGGACGAGTCCAAGGATGTGAAGGTGCTGGGTGCATTTCCATTACCGGTCGAAGTCGTACCTTTTGCCAGTGTATGGACGTTGGAGGCAATACAGCAAACAGGCTGCCAGGCTGAATGGCGCATGAAGGACGGTGAGCGTTTCCTTACGGATAACGGCAATTATATTGTCGATTGTCGTTACGGAACCATTGATAATCCGCAAGAGCTGGAAATCCGATTAAATCAAATTCCGGGTGTGGTTGATAACGGACTGTTCATTAACATGGCGGACCAGGTTATCATCGCACGGGCCAATGGGCAGATTGATATTCGAAACAAGTGATGCCTAGCGTCCGTCTGCTTCGTACTGTAGCTTTCGTGGTCTTCATTTTATATACGGGACTGTTATTATACTGGATGTTTCTTGGTTTTGGACGTACAATACGACCGGGTTCTCCATATTCGTATAATATGGTTCCGTTGGATACGATTGGGCGATATCTGAGGGCTGCGCAGTCGCTTTCTTTCCGGGTGTGGGGTGTCAATTTGCTCGGTAATATTGTTGTTTTCGTCCCGTTTGGCATCCTTCTGCCTATCATTTGGGTATCGTTACGCAGATTAGGTAGCTTGCTACTGACAGTGGTGGTCGCGCTGGTGATTCTTGAAGTGTCCCAAATGCTGCTCGGCGCAGGCACGATGGACGTGGATGATGTGATCCTGAATGTAACGGGTGTGCTTTTCGGCCGGGTTGTTTACGAGCTTCTACGAAAGAGGTTAGGGAATGAATAATGAAAGCCCTGCTCTCACGAACGGTGCTTCTGGTGCCGATTGGGGACGGGCTTTTTTACATAATAGACTGTAATTTTCACATCATACACCTTATGAACAAAGGGATAAAACGGTTGAACTTGACAAAAGTTTGCAATTAAGATATCTTTGAATAAAGATATGAGTAACGGAGGCTGTTAATATGTCAGTAAAACCAGATGATCAGGACTTGGCGCTTAACTTGTTTGTTGTGCTGGCGCGCGCCTATAATTCGGTCACATCCCGCACGAATCGGGATATTCATAGTCATGGATTGAACACAACGGAATTTGGTGTACTTGATCTGTTATATTATCGTGGTTCACAGCCCTTGCAGAAAATTGGTGAAAAGGTGCTGATCTCCAGCGGAAATATTACGTATGTCGTAGATAAACTTCAGAAAAAAAAGCTGCTTACCCGGCGTGCATCACAGGATGATCGTCGTGTGATTTATGCAGAACTGACTGACGAGGGACGTCATTTCTTTGAGCAAATATTCCCACAGCATCATCGTGTCATCATGGAGACAGTAGACGGTTTATCCGTAGAAGAGAAAGAGCAGGTTATCCATTTGCTAAAAAAGCTGGGACTCTCGGCTGAAGGCCAGAAGAGTAACGACTAATAAGCTGCAAAAATCCACGTTAAATAGGCTTGTAGATAAAATACCGGTTGTCCGGTATTTTATTTTTTTGTTGCAATTTTGGGCAACGGGGTTAATGTAGAGGCGGAAATCAGGTATAATTGACGAATAGTCACCATCAGTAATCGTTGGAATTATCCCTGTTAGACTTGCACACAGATGGAAGAGCTGGGTGCAAGTTTTTTTCTGGAGACAGGGCAGAGAAGGAGACATAGATAACAGATATGAAGGAACAGCTTCGTTCGATTCACCCACTGGCCTGGACGATTATTGTGGGTACCATATTTGGTCGGATGGCGACATCCATGAGTATCCCGTTTTTGTCTATTTATTTGACTACCCGGTTGGGGGTATCCCCTTTCCATACAGGGATGATCGTATCCGTCAGTTCATTAGTTGGCATTTTTGCCAGCTTTTATGGCGGCTACATTTCCGATCGGATCGGACGGCGTAAAGTGATGCTGGTGTCCATCGCCAGTTGGGCGCTTGTATTCGTGGCTTTTGCGCTAGCTGAAGCGGCCTGGGCCTTTTTTGTCATCAATGCTCTGAATGGTCTGTGCAGATCCTTGTTCGAGCCAACCTCGCGGGCGCTGTTATCAGATGTAACCCCCAAGGAAAAAAGATTGCTCATCTACAATATGAGATATGCGGCGATTAATGTAGGTGTAGTGGCAGGGCCGTTGCTTGGTTTGATGTTAGGATCGGCATCCTCGGGTACACCGTTTATGGTAGCGGCTGGTGTGTATGCGCTGTACGGGGTGTTGCTGTTGATCCAATTTGCTCGGTATGCATCGGATCTTCGTACAGGGACAACGGCGGGAGAGGCTCCACTACGGATGGGTGAGGCGTTCCGTACAGCCAGCCGTGATCCGGTGTTTATGCCGATTTTGCTGGGGACGGTATTTTGCGTCATGGGTTATGCTCATTCCAATTCCACGATGCCTCAATTCTTGTCCTTATCCTTCGAGGAAGGAACCCGGTGGTTTACATATATGCTTACAGTCAACGCGGTGTGTGTATTGGCTTTTCAATATCCGCTGGTACGGCTGGCAAGCCGTTTTTCCCCGGTGAATTCCTTGATTGCCGGAAATATATGTATTGCGGTCAGCCTATTGCTGTGCGGTATGTTACATTCGGGCTGGTTGTTTATACTGGATATGGTGCTGTTTACAGTGGGCGAAGTGCTATTGTTCACGATGCTGGACGTACTGATTGACCAAATTGCAGATGCTCAATATAAAGGGACCTATTTCGGTACGATTGGCTTTAATAATCTGGGTAGCGTGCTTGCTCCTTTGTTTGGTGGCTGGCTGCTGGATACTTATGGCCAAACAGCGCCGCTTGCCGTTTTTGTTCCGGTTGCGCTGTCGGTTGTGATGGGCATTCCTTTCCTGCTGGTCGCACGTCGTCGCTTGGCGCAGCGTACAGCCCGGATTGCAGCTCAAGGAGGGCAGCCCGTGCAGTAACCGTCATCATAAAAAAGGGAGCTGAGTGCAGGATGAAGTCGGAAGAGGATGTGCTACGAATCATACAATATATGAATGATCCGCAGGTGCTGGAAGACCTGCGTTATGTGCGAGATCTGAGGCTGCCGCAAGGGTGTATTGCCGCAGGCTATGTACGTAATCGGGTGTGGGACAAGCTGCATGGATATACAACTCCTACACCTTTGAATGATATAGATGTTATTTATTTTGACCCTAAAAATACGCTGGAGGAACGGGACGAGCATCTTGAGCTGTCCTTGAACCGCAAGCAGGCGGGACGCAACTGGTCTGTCAAAAATCAGGCGAGGATGCATCTTCGCAACGGGACAGCTCCTTATGCTTCGGTAGAGGATGCGATGAGCCGCTGGCCGGAAACGGCTACGGCAGTAGCGATTAGATTGAATGACGAGGATCAAATGGAGGTCGTTTGTCCGCATGGATTAAAGGATCTGCTGGATATGCGGGTACGCCAAAGCCCATTGTTCCGCCATACGACGGCCTTTCGTCAGCGTGTATTTGAGAAGCAGTGGCTGGATAACTGGCCGTTGCTTATGTTGGAGAACTAGAACGTAATCCCAATTTCAGGATATAAGGAGAGACGACGAACGATGTTTAAAAATATAAAAACAGATTCAGATCGTGAGGAGGTTCTGGAGCTGCTAACCTACGCCGTGCTGGATCACCCTGAACGCGGAGAAGCAGCTTTACGTACCTATCAAACCTCGGATGA from Paenibacillus sp. FSL R10-2782 includes the following:
- a CDS encoding GNAT family N-acetyltransferase yields the protein MSKLTIVKVKSDHADLHELIQRLDKDLLERYPADEIYLVDFSNPKVKEMIFAVVYLDAEPVACGGLRPIDAEEMELKRFYVDSSYRRQGIAVSLLAFLEGEARKRGTVRIKLETGAAQPEAIALYTKQGYEPIERFGEYEEDENSLCYGKNLTVSL
- a CDS encoding MarR family transcriptional regulator, with amino-acid sequence MSVKPDDQDLALNLFVVLARAYNSVTSRTNRDIHSHGLNTTEFGVLDLLYYRGSQPLQKIGEKVLISSGNITYVVDKLQKKKLLTRRASQDDRRVIYAELTDEGRHFFEQIFPQHHRVIMETVDGLSVEEKEQVIHLLKKLGLSAEGQKSND
- a CDS encoding VanZ family protein; the protein is MPSVRLLRTVAFVVFILYTGLLLYWMFLGFGRTIRPGSPYSYNMVPLDTIGRYLRAAQSLSFRVWGVNLLGNIVVFVPFGILLPIIWVSLRRLGSLLLTVVVALVILEVSQMLLGAGTMDVDDVILNVTGVLFGRVVYELLRKRLGNE
- a CDS encoding methyl-accepting chemotaxis protein encodes the protein MKKWSSLSFFTKNLLLSFFNIVLIGLVLIVSSYLIQRTILIDQLHGQVEKITLKWAEGINVNEVTQAIQEKSYDGPVQTKLRAYLDNITATNPNISQAYIFGTELEDGDKTSVVAMPTALREAFEKDKLGVGGMYKQPSVVVEGVSHMLDTGKPTFTSFYDDSFGTWTTLTYPLKDSNGKIFAYFAVDADAGAVPAGLTKLLISGTTILAAFLLICLALQYWVVRRTLSPIKQLMYGISEVSRGNLDVQIQAGQDDLGVVNSNFNDMVSHINSIMTKVKLTTDEVNESAKELLAICEQNGINSNIINQNINEITDNIRAQEKATGDSARAMAEMASVIQNIAASSATVAEEANSVEKRSNEGNEIVGKVSSQMHLITDTVTNTSRIIKLLNDRSQEIGNIIGTISGISSQTNLLALNASIEAARVGEEGKGFAVVASEVRKLAEQTADATKQITPLIEEIQSEIGQAVKSMEQGNVEAQNGIIVAGQAGELFNNILQATKTVAWQIQEVSSATEEISAGTQEMTATADDLSSTVSKTANNSIHIAQTVDEQKASLDSIIESSHKLSTMSEELQEITSFFKIADPSRTKS
- a CDS encoding MFS transporter; the protein is MKEQLRSIHPLAWTIIVGTIFGRMATSMSIPFLSIYLTTRLGVSPFHTGMIVSVSSLVGIFASFYGGYISDRIGRRKVMLVSIASWALVFVAFALAEAAWAFFVINALNGLCRSLFEPTSRALLSDVTPKEKRLLIYNMRYAAINVGVVAGPLLGLMLGSASSGTPFMVAAGVYALYGVLLLIQFARYASDLRTGTTAGEAPLRMGEAFRTASRDPVFMPILLGTVFCVMGYAHSNSTMPQFLSLSFEEGTRWFTYMLTVNAVCVLAFQYPLVRLASRFSPVNSLIAGNICIAVSLLLCGMLHSGWLFILDMVLFTVGEVLLFTMLDVLIDQIADAQYKGTYFGTIGFNNLGSVLAPLFGGWLLDTYGQTAPLAVFVPVALSVVMGIPFLLVARRRLAQRTARIAAQGGQPVQ
- a CDS encoding nucleotidyltransferase family protein, with amino-acid sequence MKSEEDVLRIIQYMNDPQVLEDLRYVRDLRLPQGCIAAGYVRNRVWDKLHGYTTPTPLNDIDVIYFDPKNTLEERDEHLELSLNRKQAGRNWSVKNQARMHLRNGTAPYASVEDAMSRWPETATAVAIRLNDEDQMEVVCPHGLKDLLDMRVRQSPLFRHTTAFRQRVFEKQWLDNWPLLMLEN
- the rpiA gene encoding ribose-5-phosphate isomerase RpiA is translated as MNLKQKAAEKAVEAIQDGMKVGLGTGSTAYWAIQKIGERVAQGLHIQAVATSQASEDQARELGIPIVPFDQIGRLDVTIDGADEVNEQLVLVKGGGGALLREKIVESNSNRLIIIVDESKDVKVLGAFPLPVEVVPFASVWTLEAIQQTGCQAEWRMKDGERFLTDNGNYIVDCRYGTIDNPQELEIRLNQIPGVVDNGLFINMADQVIIARANGQIDIRNK